The genomic region TACTGCAATCAGGCGGGCGGAATCCGAAGCTCTTCCCGAGCGAAGAGACGCCTCCCTCATTCTTTGACGAATGTTTGCGAGATTCTCCCGAATCGACATCAGTCCTCGTTGACATCCGAAGAAGTTTCGGGAGCCTCGAAGTGATCCCGGCAACGGGGCTCATAGATACTGCCGGCTCCGACCAGCACCCTCTCCTCTCCTTCGACCAGTCGCTGTGAGTAGGCAGCAGGGGCGCCACAGATCAGGCAGACAGCGTGGGTTTTCGTAATCTCTTCGGCCATGGCCAGAAGCTGGGGAATCGGTTCGAAAGGGCGGCCGCGGAAATCCATGTCCAGGCCAGCGACGATCACTCTCTTGCCCCGGTTGGCCAATTCTACACAGAGTTCGGCAAGGCCCTCTCCGAGAAACTGCGCCTCATCGATTCCGATGACCTGAGTATCCTCGTCCAACTGGGCAATCATTTGAGGAACATCGGCAACGGGAATCGAGTCGATACGGTTCTGGTCGTGCGTGACAATCT from Candidatus Krumholzibacteriia bacterium harbors:
- a CDS encoding thymidine kinase, whose amino-acid sequence is MSPATPRMRPAQAGWIEVIAGGMFSGKSEELIRRLRRAKIARQKVQAFKPKVDDRFSKSEIVTHDQNRIDSIPVADVPQMIAQLDEDTQVIGIDEAQFLGEGLAELCVELANRGKRVIVAGLDMDFRGRPFEPIPQLLAMAEEITKTHAVCLICGAPAAYSQRLVEGEERVLVGAGSIYEPRCRDHFEAPETSSDVNED